From one Plasmodium coatneyi strain Hackeri chromosome 9, complete sequence genomic stretch:
- a CDS encoding Coatomer delta subunit, translated as MTVLSAAISTKSKILVSRQFQNISKCDLDSLTIPFHNLIERERSDHTYIETDKVRYVYQPLDSIYIFLITNINSNIIEDLEIIKVLSQIIQDLCQGNINESTILKKCFTIIFYIDELIKNGVREIVNSNQIKTYIEMESHEEKLQTIIRENKEKEEKERRKFIASKLEKNRQKQGKAGSNSFLSNDVLTNVDYSTNMGYNTNMGYNTNMGYNTNNIGYNTNNIGYNTNMMDHFLYKTEEPSDILDESFNAYRGMQISNKKEQVKILNVVDSNKTLNKPNINVNALFDKPINIVISEHIICTLSSEGTLCDLDIQGTFNMQINNHKYSKVIIELDNEYSDKAKIHPILDKSKYNSNVLELKDKGKNFRVNTTYPLLKWKINHLNDSYIPLNISCWPCEDNESTLLNLEIENKRKNPDDVIYDLNVNLMCPSSSKPQIMSKDKGIIEHDGILLAWKVDALKSNQNCQIEISIQSKPESVFPFSVEAKSNILAHKLNVLKVFDEDTNEDIEYEIKKNITYLFTINK; from the coding sequence ATGACTGTGTTAAGCGCGGCTATAAGCACGAAGAGCAAAATTTTGGTTTCTCGGCAGTTCCAGAACATCAGCAAATGTGACTTGGATTCGCTGACCATCCCGTTCCACAACCTGATCGAACGGGAGAGGAGCGACCACACGTACATAGAAACGGACAAAGTAAGATACGTATACCAGCCACTGGATAgtatttacattttcctaATAACGAATATAAACTCTAACATTATAGAAGACTTGGAAATAATTAAGGTGCTCAGTCAGATAATTCAGGACCTATGTCAGGGGAACATCAATGAAAGTACCATTCTGAAGAAATGCTTTACCATCATATTTTACATCGAtgagttaataaaaaatggagtacGAGAAATAGTAAACAGTAACCAAATAAAAACGTACATTGAAATGGAGTCCCATGAAGAGAAATTACAGACCATAATTAGGGAGAataaagagaaggaggaaaaagagagaaggaaatttattGCCTCCAAGTTGGAAAAGAATAGACAGAAACAGGGCAAAGCTGGTAGTAATAGTTTTCTCTCCAATGATGTCCTCACAAATGTGGACTACAGTACCAACATGGGGTACAATACCAACATGGGTTACAACACCAACATGGGTTACAACACCAACAACATTGGTTACAACACCAACAACATTGGTTACAACACCAACATGATGGACCACTTTCTCTACAAAACGGAGGAACCCAGTGATATCCTAGATGAAAGCTTCAATGCATATAGGGGAATGCAAATatcaaacaaaaaagagcaaGTGAAAATTCTAAACGTAGTAGACAGTAATAAAACGCTCAACAAACCAAACATTAATGTAAATGCCCTGTTCGATAAGCCCATCAATATAGTCATAAGTGAGCACATTATATGTACTCTAAGTTCGGAAGGAACCCTCTGCGATTTGGACATTCAAGGAACCTTTAACATGCAAATAAATAACCACAAGTATTCAAAAGTGATCATAGAATTGGATAACGAATATTCTGATAAGGCCAAGATACACCCCATATTAGACAAAAGTAAGTATAACTCTAATGTACTAGAATTAAAGGATAAGGGGAAGAATTTTCGTGTAAATACTACTTACCCTTTACtcaagtggaaaataaatcaCCTGAACGATTCGTATATACCACTTAACATTAGTTGCTGGCCATGTGAAGACAATGAAAGTACTCTCCTAAATTtggaaattgaaaataaaagaaaaaaccccGACGATGTGATATACGATTTGAACGTGAATTTAATGTGCCCCTCTTCTAGTAAGCCACAGATTATGAGCAAAGACAAAGGCATTATCGAACATGATGGGATTTTGCTCGCCTGGAAGGTAGATGCTCTAAAAAGCAACCAGAACTGCCAAATTGAAATTTCCATTCAGTCCAAACCGGAGAGcgtcttccctttctctgtTGAGGCCAAGTCAAACATACTGGCGCACAAATTGAACGTTTTGAAGGTCTTTGATGAGGATACAAACGAAGACATTGAGTACGAAATTAAGAAGAATATTACTTACCTCTTCACCATCAACAAGTAG
- a CDS encoding 3-oxo-5-alpha-steroid 4-dehydrogenase domain containing protein, with translation MKVILKKRNGKFIDCFDISPSTTIDQFKEIYYKKYHYYPERQKWNLDSAAGKTLKSGTFNENGVKDSDILIFKDLGVQISWRLVYVIEYLGPIFIFPFFYFCDKCVYPQSNKNKHIIQILSLWFLLFHFLKREFESMFVHRFSNATMPIRRVPINCGHYWLLCGVSIGYYLFHPLYKPYNLETKPVIVYSFFCVLLILEFLNLKCHLILRNLRPRGTKNRGIPHGYGFNYISCANYFYESLIWIIFALIINTLTGYLFSIVATTQMAIWALKKHNNYKREFPNYPKNRKAIFPFIL, from the exons atgaaggtaattttgaaaaagaggaacgGGAAGTTTATAGACTGCTTTGACATAAGTCCGTCAACCACCATTGATCAGTTCAAGGAAATATACTACAAGAAGT ATCATTACTACCCCGAGAGGCAGAAGTGGAATTTAGACAGTG CCGCGGGGAAGACTCTAAAAAGTGGCACGTTCAATGAAAATGGAGTAAAAGACAGTGACATTCTAATATTTAAGGATCTCG GCGTTCAAATATCATGGCGACTAGTTTACGTGATAGAATACCTGGGACccatttttatctttccatttttttacttctgtGACAAATGTGTTTACCCCCAGTCcaacaaaaataaacacaTCATTCAAAT CCTATCCTTGTGGTTTTTGttgttccactttttaaaGCGAGAATTCGAATCTATGTTTGTACATCGATTTAGCAATGCCACGATGCCTATAAGGAGGGTTCCCATAAATTGCGGCCACTACTG GTTATTATGTGGCGTAAGTATTGGCTACTATTTATTTCACCCCCTTTACAAACCATACAATTTAGAAACAAAACCAGTCATCgtctattcttttttttgtgtcttATTA atTCTGGAGTTTCTAAATTTAAAGTGCCATCTGATATTAAGAAATTTAAGACCAAGGG GTACCAAAAACAGAGGGATACCCCACGGATATGGCTTTAACTACATTTCATGcgcaaattatttttatgagTCGTTAATATGGATTATATTCGCCCTCATAATAAATACATTAACGG GCTACCTCTTCAGCATAGTCGCCACGACGCAGATGGCCATTTGGGCACTGAAGAAACACAACAATTATAAGAGGGAGTTTCCCAATTACCCCAA AAACAGGAAAGCCATATTCCCCTTCATCTTGTGA
- a CDS encoding Protein phosphatase 2C domain containing protein: MKVNAVSNIFNLHEQAAPKKKWPLLFTVIALLAATSGRVNGSAFNSTKESVINEHNNNFNGREDEFNYPDKDPYEERSLGSSQPKVYYEHLEELSNAFFTQNDQKISMIQFGANNPIQDRCFVYEIDMSNEFLEPIGSYQRIKSKEDKQFIKDFGKSAIKYVSHIDHLTGGNYSGRMTTAMEKGKGKSTNKGSLREGSAGPSVLGPMPPWDSTVLRPTPVGPSSLGSSSMGSGWGSPVEPSVGMSTPGSGSTTAGPSTQAPTDINRPQAFVETKATEKTEDPTTDPMNVDAGDSATEETTENVPDEATPNDADEATPSAVDKATESTSDKVIENVELGAAENAEAAPTEATPSTEESTPTEATPSTEESAPTDATPSTTETTPTETTPSGEGSNKEDVAGPSGQPVEVQGPIDTEQVSLAGPSIMEPSDYLNEQELSRKAFDRYNQYYDEMKAFNDSFLFAAVIDGHGGEVIADIVKRWLGFYVKKQLMEKLISNDYQILTPSDIVASLEEAHIQLDNDILRKAKEYFFDGNSSYTRVGSCSISVLMDKNYFYVSNLGDSKGLLIKKNSVVRLNNIQNASEIAERMRLVQEHPNEDDVIMCKRTVKYGNTRSSEIFNLTQQSSQFQVYNVGRCYVKGRLQCTRSFGDFYLKKKIFSFDYRKNRFIVKEPHSYPYISAIPEVLKIRRTEDDEYLVLVSDGISDHLSDQEIYDIVNEYSFSVKKMSQIMIQTVLVKAAMHERMSPREFLAFVPRDKRRKFFDDMSVIIVKLK, from the coding sequence ATGAAAGTTAACGCTGTAAGTAACATTTTCAACCTGCACGAGCAGGCCGCaccgaagaaaaaatggcccCTTCTGTTCACGGTGATCGCCCTGCTGGCGGCGACATCAGGCCGTGTAAATGGCTCCGCATTTAATTCCACAAAAGAGTCAGTAATAAACGAGCATAACAACAATTTTAACGGTCGCGAAGATGAATTCAATTACCCCGATAAAGATCCATATGAAGAAAGGAGCTTAGGGTCAAGTCAACCTAAGGTGTATTATGAACATCTGGAAGAACTGAGCAACGCCTTCTTTACGCAGAATGACCAGAAAATTAGTATGATTCAATTCGGCGCCAATAATCCGATACAAGACAGATGCTTTGTGTACGAAATAGATATGAGTAATGAATTCTTAGAACCCATTGGTAGTTACCAAAGGATAAAAAGCAAAGAGGACAAACAATTTATTAAAGACTTTGGAAAGAGCGCAATTAAATATGTTAGCCACATTGACCACCTCACCGGCGGTAATTATAGTGGACGTATGACCACGGCCATGGAAAAGGGCAAAGGGAAAAGCACAAATAAGGGGTCACTTAGGGAAGGATCTGCTGGACCTTCTGTCTTAGGGCCAATGCCACCCTGGGATTCAACAGTGCTAAGGCCTACTCCGGTAGGACCATCATCTTTGGGATCATCATCCATGGGATCAGGATGGGGATCACCCGTGGAGCCATCTGTAGGAATGTCTACGCCAGGTAGTGGGTCCACCACAGCTGGGCCCTCGACGCAAGCACCCACAGACATTAACAGGCCGCAAGCTTTTGTGGAAACAAAGGCAACCGAAAAAACTGAAGATCCAACAACTGATCCGATGAATGTGGATGCTGGAGATAGCGCAACAGAGGAAACGACAGAAAATGTGCCAGATGAGGCAACCCCCAATGATGCAGACGAAGCAACCCCCAGTGCGGTAGACAAAGCAACCGAGAGCACCTCCGACAAAGTGATCGAAAATGTGGAACTTGGAGCAGCCGAAAATGCAGAAGCTGCCCCAACGGAAGCAACCCCATCGACCGAAGAATCTACCCCAACAGAGGCAACCCCATCGACCGAAGAATCTGCCCCAACGGATGCAACCCCGTCCACCACAGAAACTACCCCAACAGAGACCACCCCATCAGGTGAAGGTAGCAACAAAGAGGACGTTGCTGGTCCAAGTGGCCAACCCGTTGAAGTGCAAGGCCCAATAGACACTGAACAAGTATCCCTTGCAGGTCCATCGATAATGGAACCGAGCGATTACCTAAACGAACAAGAATTATCGAGAAAGGCATTTGACAGGTATAACCAGTATTATGACGAAATGAAAGCCTTTAATGACTCCTTCCTATTCGCTGCAGTGATAGATGGACATGGAGGAGAAGTGATCGCAGACATAGTGAAGAGGTGGCTGGGATTTTACGTGAAGAAGCAATTAATGGAAAAGTTAATAAGTAATGATTACCAGATTTTGACCCCAAGTGATATAGTAGCAAGTCTGGAGGAAGCGCACATTCAGTTAGACAATGATATTTTAAGAAAAgcaaaggaatatttttttgatggAAATAGCAGTTACACAAGAGTTGGTTCCTGTTCAATCAGTGTCCTCATGGATAAGAACTATTTCTATGTAAGCAATTTAGGAGATTCCAAAGGattgttaataaaaaaaaattctgttgTTAGGCTGAACAATATACAGAATGCAAGTGAAATAGCAGAAAGAATGAGATTAGTTCAGGAGCATCCGAATGAAGACGATGTAATTATGTGTAAAAGGACAGTGAAATATGGAAATACGAGATCCagtgaaatttttaacttaACTCAACAGAGTTCACAATTTCAAGTGTATAATGTTGGACGATGTTATGTCAAAGGAAGATTACAATGCACAAGGAGTTTTGGAGATTTTTacctgaagaagaaaatcttTTCCTTCGATTATAGGAAAAATAGATTCATCGTTAAGGAGCCTCACTCCTATCCCTACATTTCGGCCATTCCTGAAGTACTTAAAATTAGGAGAACTGAGGATGATGAATATCTCGTTTTAGTATCCGATGGCATTTCGGATCACTTAAGTGACCAAGAAATATACGACATCGTGAACGAGTACAGCTTCTCTGTGAAGAAAATGTCACAGATTATGATTCAGACCGTCTTAGTGAAGGCCGCCATGCACGAGCGCATGTCCCCCAGGGAGTTCTTGGCATTCGTGCCCCGCGACAAGAGAAGGAAGTTCTTCGACGATATGTCCGTCATTATCGTTAAGTTGAAGTGA